From the Maridesulfovibrio zosterae DSM 11974 genome, the window ACCCTGCCGTGATATATATAACCGCTGCGGTCGAAAACGACCTTCTCAATTTTGAGCTCTTTAGCCTTGGCAGCAATGTCCTTACCAACAGCTTCAGCAGTCTTGCAGGTGAGGCCAGCTGCTTCTTCGCCCTTGAAAAGAGCACAAGAAGAAGATGCGGTCACGGTTTTGCCAATGAGATCATCTACAAGCTGAGCGTAGATGTGTTTATTTGAACGAAATACGACAAGACGCGGGCGAGTTGCAGTACCGCTGATTTTTTTGCGGATGCGAACTTTTTTGCGGCGTCTAGCCTGTTCTTTAGTCATTTTCATGGCTGTACCCTACTATTTACCGGACTTACCGGCTTTACGTCTGATCTGTTCATCAATGTACTTGATGCCTTTACCTTTGTAAGGTTCTGGCGGACGTACACGACGAAGCTGAGCTGCAACTTCACCAACGAGCTGTTTATCAACTCCGCTGATGACCAGTTTGCTGCCTTCAGCCTTGGCTTCAATGCCGGAAGGAATAGCATAGTTAACGGGATGGGAAAAACCAACGTTTAAAACGATGTTTGAACCCTGTACGTTAACTTTGTAACCAACACCGACAACTTCCAGAGTTTTTTCAAACCCTTTGGATACGCCTTCAATACAATTGAAGAGCAGTGTACGGTGAAGACCGTGCTGAGCACGTTCCTGACGGGAATCGCCAGACCTCAGTACCTCCACCGCATTGTCAGCTACCTTGTAGCTGACCATGGGGTGTATCGGGGTGGTGGTGGTGCCTTTAGGGCCCTTTACGGAAACCACATCAGCACCAACAGTTACTTCCACTCCGGAAGGTATATCAATAGGTTTTTTTCCAATTCTGGACATAATAAAACCTCTCTACCAGATTTCGCACAAGAGTTCGCCGCCAACGTTAAGCTCTGTCGCTTTAACGCCGTCAACTACGCCCTTTGAAGTGGAAAGTATGCAAATCCCGAGTCCATTAAGAACACTGGGAATATCTTCAACGCCTACAAACACGCGACGTCCGGGTGTGCTGATTTTCTTCATGCCGCTAATAAGGGCTTTTCCATCAACATACTTAAGGGTGACATTAATCTCACTTTCTTCAGAAGTGAAGTCAGAGATATAGCCTTCTTCCTTAAGAATTCCGGCGATTGCTGTTTTTATTTTGGACCCCGGAATACTAACGGTCTTATGATAAGCACCGTGAGCATTACGAATGCGGGTCAGCATATCGGCGATAGGATCGACAACAGGCATTTTAAACTCCTTATATTACCAGCTGGCTTTACGCACGCCGGGAAGTTCACCCGCGAGGGCCTTCTCCCTGAAGCAAATACGGCATACACCGTATTTCCGCAGGAATGCACGAGGACGACCACAAATTGGACATCTGTTATATTCGCGCACCTTGAACTTAGGCTTACGTTTAGCCTTAACTTTTAATGCTGTCCTGGCCAAAGCGATTCCTCCTATTTCTTGAAGGGCATTCCAAGAAGCTCGAGGAGCATCTTGCCTTCTTTATCAGTTTTGGCGGAGGTGACGATAGTCACGTTCATCCCTTTAGTTAACTCGATTTTGTCGAGCTGAATCTCAGGAAAAATAGTTAATTCCTTGATTCCGAGGGTGAAGTTACCGCGTCCGTCGAAGCCTTTGTCAGGGATTCCGCGAAAATCGCGGACACGAGGGAGTGCAAAGCTGATAAGCTTATCCAGGAAGTCCCACATCATATCTCTGCGAAGAGTTACACGGGAACCGACAGGCATTCCTTCGCGCAGCTTAAAAGCTGCAATTGACTTTTTCGCTCTGGTAACTACTGCTTTCTGACCCGCAATAGCGGTCAATTCGTCAACAGCACCATCAATGAGCTTTGCGTTCTGGCTTGCTTCACCGAGTCCGATATTGAGAGAGATTGCCTTAATTTCAGGAATCTCCATCGAACTCTTGTACCCGAACTCCTTGTTTAGAGTCGGGGCGACCTTGTCCGTATATATTTTTTCGAGACGTGTCATCGCAGAACCCTAGTCGATGATTTCGTTACATTTTTTACAAAAACGGATATTTTTTCCGTCTTCGGTCTCACGAATTCCAACTCTGGTTGCTTTTGTGCAAGCGGGGCACACAACCTGAATATTAGAAATGTGAATAGGGGCTTCTTTCTCAACAATTCCGCCGGGCTGGTTTGCATATGGATTTGGCTTTGTGTGCCTGGAAACCATATTAACCTGCTCCACGAGGACTTCGTCCTTCTTGCGGTTGATCTTAAGGACCTTGCCGATCTTCCCCTTATCCTTGCCGGCGATGACCATTATCTTGTCATCAACATGTATCTTGTTCATGCCGTATACCTTTTTGTGATAAGGATTTACAGAACTTCAGGTGCAAGAGAAACAATTTTCATAAAGCCGCAGGCTCTAAGCTCTCTCGCAACGGGACCGAAAATACGAGTCCCAACTGGTTCCATTGAATTGT encodes:
- the rplR gene encoding 50S ribosomal protein L18; this encodes MKMTKEQARRRKKVRIRKKISGTATRPRLVVFRSNKHIYAQLVDDLIGKTVTASSSCALFKGEEAAGLTCKTAEAVGKDIAAKAKELKIEKVVFDRSGYIYHGRVKALADGAREGGLKF
- the rplF gene encoding 50S ribosomal protein L6, translating into MSRIGKKPIDIPSGVEVTVGADVVSVKGPKGTTTTPIHPMVSYKVADNAVEVLRSGDSRQERAQHGLHRTLLFNCIEGVSKGFEKTLEVVGVGYKVNVQGSNIVLNVGFSHPVNYAIPSGIEAKAEGSKLVISGVDKQLVGEVAAQLRRVRPPEPYKGKGIKYIDEQIRRKAGKSGK
- the rpsH gene encoding 30S ribosomal protein S8, with translation MPVVDPIADMLTRIRNAHGAYHKTVSIPGSKIKTAIAGILKEEGYISDFTSEESEINVTLKYVDGKALISGMKKISTPGRRVFVGVEDIPSVLNGLGICILSTSKGVVDGVKATELNVGGELLCEIW
- a CDS encoding type Z 30S ribosomal protein S14 is translated as MARTALKVKAKRKPKFKVREYNRCPICGRPRAFLRKYGVCRICFREKALAGELPGVRKASW
- the rplE gene encoding 50S ribosomal protein L5; its protein translation is MTRLEKIYTDKVAPTLNKEFGYKSSMEIPEIKAISLNIGLGEASQNAKLIDGAVDELTAIAGQKAVVTRAKKSIAAFKLREGMPVGSRVTLRRDMMWDFLDKLISFALPRVRDFRGIPDKGFDGRGNFTLGIKELTIFPEIQLDKIELTKGMNVTIVTSAKTDKEGKMLLELLGMPFKK
- the rplX gene encoding 50S ribosomal protein L24 — encoded protein: MNKIHVDDKIMVIAGKDKGKIGKVLKINRKKDEVLVEQVNMVSRHTKPNPYANQPGGIVEKEAPIHISNIQVVCPACTKATRVGIRETEDGKNIRFCKKCNEIID